The genomic segment CCCGAGACGTGGACGAGGTCGCCGGACTTGATCGCCTGTACGTAGCCGAAGTCGCTCTCGGCGGGCACGTCGTGGGTGAAGATGTCAGGGGTGGTCATGGTGGCCGTCCTTCCGGTCGCTCTCTTGTGGTTACTCGGGAACTGTAAGAGAGTGTGGGCTGACCTGGAAGAACGCACTTTTTAGTGACTGGGGAACCTGATGGTGACCAAGCAGCTCCTCAAGGGTCTGCCCGAGGACGCCGACCTGCGGCGCGCGGACTCCCTGGCGCGGGAGATCTTCTCCGACGTCGCCAACAAGTGGGCGCTCCTGATCATCGAGGCGCTCGGCGAACGCACCCTGCGCTTCGGCGAGTTGCGCGACGAGGTCGAGGGCGTCAGCCACAAGATGCTCACCCAGAACCTGCGCATGCTGGAGCGCAACGGCCTGGTCGACCGCACGGTGCACCCCACCGTGCCGCCGCGGGTCGAGTACACCCTCACCGGGCCGGGCCGGGACCTGCGCACCGCGGTCGACGCCCTCTGCGGATGGACCCACCAGCACCTGGCCCACATCGAGAGCGCGCGCGGCCGCTTCGGCACCTGAGAGGGCAGCTTGGTGGGGCGGCCGTGTTCCCCCGTGGCACGGCCGTCCCACCGGTATGAGGCCGGCCCCTCGCAGGGCCGGGATGGGGCTGATGCGGGCTGCTCGGGCTGCTGCGGGCTGCTCGCGGTTCAAGAGTGGCGCATTGGGGTGATCGAGGTCGACGTGTTTTGGGCTAGCCCGAATAACGACATCTTGATCAGGCTCTGCGCATGCCGCTGCGTCTCCACTTCACCGCCGCCGATCTGGCCCGTACCCGGCTGGCCGAGGGGCCCCGGCCGATGCTGGAGCTGGACATCGCCGTGCGGCTGCTGCAGGACGGCGCCCATGCCGCGCGGTTCGGGGCCTGGCGGCGCCACTCGCTGCGGCGGCTGGCGCCCGGCGTGCGGCGGCTGTTCGATCTGATTCCGCCGACCGGCTGGACCGTCGGCTTC from the Streptomyces venezuelae genome contains:
- a CDS encoding winged helix-turn-helix transcriptional regulator gives rise to the protein MVTKQLLKGLPEDADLRRADSLAREIFSDVANKWALLIIEALGERTLRFGELRDEVEGVSHKMLTQNLRMLERNGLVDRTVHPTVPPRVEYTLTGPGRDLRTAVDALCGWTHQHLAHIESARGRFGT